CGAAAGATCCCTGCGTACCTCCGGAAATTTCGAAATTTCCTCATACTTTTTCAGACCGGAAGCTTTTTTGCAAAGCAAATCCCAGTTCAACTCGGCATAGAAAACTTCCTGCCGAACTTCAGCTTGCTTCAGGGCTTTCTCATCTACCAGACCTATAGTCCCCAATTCTTTTTGCCCCAGCATAATTTTCAAGCCATAAGCAAATGGCGCATGCTCTACCACTGAGATATCACCCGCCTGCACATTCAGTTTTTCCAGAATGCCCTCTACGGTAGCGTAAATATCCGCAAAGGCAAAGGATTTAGAGGGCTCCAACCAGCTTTCCGCAGACCTGTTTCCCGTTAGGAATAGTGCCAGCCTCTTCCCTTCAGCATATCCCTCCTCAGTCTTTTGATAAACGGTCCCAAACTCAAAGTATTTCAAATCTGTTTGCCGTCTATTGATATTTCTGGCCAAAACCTCCAGCCCCGTGTACAATAAGGTTTGACGCATCACATCCAAATCCTCACTCAGCTTATTGTAGATCACCACACTATCCTTAGGGTCCAAGAAACCTGATTTCTCAGCATAGGTGGATTTGGTCAGACTATTGGTGATCATCTCATAGTATCCCTGGCCCGTCAATAATTCTGTGAGTTTGTACTGAAGTTTATTGAGGTCTTTGACCGGATGCTCGGCGAGGTAACTAGTCTGTAGGTTTTCGGCAAGTTCTACATTGTGAAAGCCGTAGATCCGCAATATCTCCTCTATGATATCTGCCTCCCGGATCACGTCTACACGGTAAGGCTTAGCTATAGCTGTGAACCCTTCTTCGGTTTCATTTTCTACTTTAATATCCAAACTCTCCAGAATTGACTTCACCTGAGAAGGCTCAATTTTCTTACCGATCAGCCTGTTGACATGTCCGTATTTGACATCTATCACAAAGTCCTGAACCGGCTCAGGATAAATATCAATCAGTTCAGAGCTTACTTTTCCTCCTGCGATTTCCTGAAGAAGCTTAACCGCCATTTTCAGCGCGTAAACAGGCATATTGGGATCTGTACCTCTTTCGAAGCGGAAAGAAGCATCCGTCTTCAATCCATGAAACTGGCTGCCCTTTCTCACAATATCAGGAGAGAAATAAGCCGATTCCAGAAATATCGAAGTAGTGCTATCCGTCACGCCTGAGCCCTCGCCTCCAAAAACCCCAGCGATACACAAGCCTCCTTTTGGATCTTTGATCATCAATTCTTCCCCGGATAGCTTTCGCTCTTTTTCGTCCAAGGTGGTGAACTTGCTGTCCTTTGGCAGTTTGCCTACAATGATTTTTCCTTCGGAAATCTTATCTGCATCAAAAGCATGCAGCGGCTGTCCCAGGTCATGTAAAATGAAATTGGTAATATCTACCACATTATTGATGGGCTCCAGATCCAAAGCCTTCAAAAAGTTCTGTAGCCATGCGGGGGAAGGTGCTATTTTCAGGTCTGTAATCACCACTCCTGCATAGCGTGGGCAGTCTGCGCTATTTTCTACCTCCACCTGTATAGCTGGACCGGCAGCCTCCACCTTCAACTCAGGAGCGGTTTCAATCTCTATATCCTTGCCCAGTAGAGCCTTCAAATCACGGGCAACTCCCAGATGGGAAGCTGCGTCCGCACGGTTTGGTGTCAAACCTATTTCCAGCACCTCATCCTGTCCGATCTCAATGAATTCTGAAGCAGGAGTACCATTTGGCAGGTCCGTATCCAATACCATAATCCCAGCATGGCTGGATCCAAGTCCAAGTTCATCCTCCGCGCATATCATTCCTTCCGAAACCTCTCCTCTGATCTTGGCTTTTTTGATCTGAAAGGAATCACCCTCTGAAGGATATAGGGTAGCGCCCACCGTGGCGACCAACACCTTTTGACCTTTGGCTACATTTGGCGCTCCACATACAATAGGCGAAACTCCTGTACCAATATCAACAGTGGTAATGCTCAGCTTATCAGCATTGGGATGCTTTTCACAGGTCAAAACCTCACCGATCACAATTCCTTCCAAGCCTCCTTTTACGGAGACAAACTCCTCTATCCCCTCTACTTCCAAACCAGATTGGGTCAGCAATGCGCCGATTTCTTCTGCAGATTCAGTATGAGGAATGTATTTTTTTAATCTATTGATTGAGATTTTCATCAGTATTCTATAATAAAGCAGACCAAACTAGAGCTGCGTGATAAACAAAAGGGGTTCGAAAACCCCATTTTATCGAATAGTACGCACAAATTTAAGAGATTTGAGCTAGGCAAAAAGGCTATTTCCCGTAATTTTTCTCCCCCACCGGAATAGGGATATCCAGCAAATTCTCCTTGGGCGGAAGCGGACAGCCATAATCTGGATTGTAAGCACAATAGGGATTGTAAGCCAGATTAAAATCTATAGTTATACTGTTTTTGCCATCCTGCCGGGCATTGATATATCTCCCCCCGCCATAAGTCTCCACTGCGCTGGTCTCATCAGCAAAGGCCAGGAAAAAATTACGTTTATCAGGTTCGTCCAGCGCTTGAAGCAGCAGCAGCCGCTGCGTTTTCCCATTTAATTCGAATTCAGCCCAGCTATGCTCTAAGTACTTTTCCTTGGTTCCGTCAGTGAGCGGTACTTCCCTCATTTTCTTCTCCTCTATGGGAAGCAGCCTGGCCTTGACTTTATATTCAGGATCTATGGGATAAAAGTTCAGCTTAGTAAAAGACTGCTTCTGCTCCTCAGTCAGGGGTGATTCATAATTGAACCGTATAAATTTAAACTGCCTTTCCCGCTCAGCTTCAATCTTTTCTATATAGTCTTCGGGGCTCTCTCCTCCGGTCATGGTGTACACTACCGCAGCCAGGACTACCACGGAAATCATCAAGAGTATAATCGTATTGTTTTTCATAGACTCACAGTATGCCCTCATCGGCGAAGCTAAAGTAGCCAACATCTGTAAAAATCAAATGATCCAACACAGGTAAATCTAGCTCTCGTCCTACTTTCACCAGACGATCAGTGAGTTTTATGTCCTGGTCCGAAGGATGAAGACTTCCACTGGGATGGTTGTGAATCAAAATGACAGATTGCGCCAAGTACTCCAAGGCAATTTTAAAAACTATCTTCGCGTCTACTATGGTGCCCGCAGTACCTCCCTGAGACACCAGATGTTTTCTCATCACTTGATTCCTTCTCGTGAGTAATATCAGGTAGAAATGCTCAATTTGCTCATCCTGAAGTTCAGGCTTCATCAACTCATAGATATCCTGAGAACAAGTGATCACTGGCTTGCTAACCGGCTCTGAATCCTTCCTTCGTCTGGCAAGCTCCATGGCCGCTATTATGGAAATGGCTTTAGCCTCTCCTATGCCTTTAAATTTTTTCAGATCCTGTATAGATAGCCGGGCAAGCGCTCGCAGGTCATAATTAACTGCAGCAAGGATATGCTTCGATAGATCAACCGCGCTCACGGATGGAGTTCCTGAGCCTATTAATATTGCGATCAATTCGGCATCTGTGAGTGAGGACTTGCCTTTGAGCAGAAGTTTTTCCCTAGGCCGGTCTTCCTCTGCGAGCTGGGAAATCTTGATAGATGAGTAAGAATCCATAGTCTTTGACTAAAAAATGAATCCTTAATCTACTCACATTCAGGCATAAAAAAAACCCCGACAAGCGAGGTTTTAGAGAATTAAAATCGGTAAGGATTAACCTAAAGTTGCTACAAACTTGGCCAATCTTGATTTTTTGTTGTTTGCGTTGTTTTTGTGAATCACATTCTTCTTAGCCAACTTGTCCAACATAGAAGACACTTTCTTGTAAAGCTCAGATGCCTCTACCTTGTCTGTAGATGCTTTCAATCTTTTGATGAAAGTTCTTGTTGTTTTAGCCTGATATCTGTTTCTCAAACGCTTAGCTTCGTTAGCACGAATTCTCTTCAGAGCTGATTTGTGATTTGCCATATCTTATTTATAATTGAATTTCTATACTTATCCCTATTCCAAATCGGAGTGCAAAGTTAT
This genomic window from Algoriphagus sp. TR-M9 contains:
- the radC gene encoding RadC family protein — translated: MDSYSSIKISQLAEEDRPREKLLLKGKSSLTDAELIAILIGSGTPSVSAVDLSKHILAAVNYDLRALARLSIQDLKKFKGIGEAKAISIIAAMELARRRKDSEPVSKPVITCSQDIYELMKPELQDEQIEHFYLILLTRRNQVMRKHLVSQGGTAGTIVDAKIVFKIALEYLAQSVILIHNHPSGSLHPSDQDIKLTDRLVKVGRELDLPVLDHLIFTDVGYFSFADEGIL
- a CDS encoding DUF1684 domain-containing protein codes for the protein MKNNTIILLMISVVVLAAVVYTMTGGESPEDYIEKIEAERERQFKFIRFNYESPLTEEQKQSFTKLNFYPIDPEYKVKARLLPIEEKKMREVPLTDGTKEKYLEHSWAEFELNGKTQRLLLLQALDEPDKRNFFLAFADETSAVETYGGGRYINARQDGKNSITIDFNLAYNPYCAYNPDYGCPLPPKENLLDIPIPVGEKNYGK
- the pheT gene encoding phenylalanine--tRNA ligase subunit beta; this translates as MKISINRLKKYIPHTESAEEIGALLTQSGLEVEGIEEFVSVKGGLEGIVIGEVLTCEKHPNADKLSITTVDIGTGVSPIVCGAPNVAKGQKVLVATVGATLYPSEGDSFQIKKAKIRGEVSEGMICAEDELGLGSSHAGIMVLDTDLPNGTPASEFIEIGQDEVLEIGLTPNRADAASHLGVARDLKALLGKDIEIETAPELKVEAAGPAIQVEVENSADCPRYAGVVITDLKIAPSPAWLQNFLKALDLEPINNVVDITNFILHDLGQPLHAFDADKISEGKIIVGKLPKDSKFTTLDEKERKLSGEELMIKDPKGGLCIAGVFGGEGSGVTDSTTSIFLESAYFSPDIVRKGSQFHGLKTDASFRFERGTDPNMPVYALKMAVKLLQEIAGGKVSSELIDIYPEPVQDFVIDVKYGHVNRLIGKKIEPSQVKSILESLDIKVENETEEGFTAIAKPYRVDVIREADIIEEILRIYGFHNVELAENLQTSYLAEHPVKDLNKLQYKLTELLTGQGYYEMITNSLTKSTYAEKSGFLDPKDSVVIYNKLSEDLDVMRQTLLYTGLEVLARNINRRQTDLKYFEFGTVYQKTEEGYAEGKRLALFLTGNRSAESWLEPSKSFAFADIYATVEGILEKLNVQAGDISVVEHAPFAYGLKIMLGQKELGTIGLVDEKALKQAEVRQEVFYAELNWDLLCKKASGLKKYEEISKFPEVRRDLSLVIDKKIAYDQVKTVANKAGGKLLKRVGVFDVYQGDKIEAGKKAYALSFHLQDQEKTLTDKVIDKTMSKLIQAFEKEVGALIRT
- the rpsT gene encoding 30S ribosomal protein S20; protein product: MANHKSALKRIRANEAKRLRNRYQAKTTRTFIKRLKASTDKVEASELYKKVSSMLDKLAKKNVIHKNNANNKKSRLAKFVATLG